A window of the Trichoplusia ni isolate ovarian cell line Hi5 chromosome 4, tn1, whole genome shotgun sequence genome harbors these coding sequences:
- the LOC113492668 gene encoding glycine-rich cell wall structural protein 1.8-like, which produces MDGPPNRGFLGGGRGGPPGPHMRRGRGGFDMRGRGGPGMRGRGGPPRGGMPYMRGGPRGFRGVPMRGGGGDRGGRSFPPGPQGPGPHPVPTIESRGAPPQRGAFNNRGGPGAMRGRGGRGRGDFGQRGDRGGGRGGMPMRGRGGRGGHGMPPNGPPGGMHPGAGPTGNRPPPSHAASSAPPVQTQSQPSFKRGGGPQHSNAGGPPKRPRFDGPRGGGGRLPPTGGYQQAAPQHNTPQQANGYGPSHTGYQPYEPPAGDPYIQPSYNTPSSYQGNSYSTPAPAQTSSGYNSGNYGGSGYGYSTGGQGGYENEGYSGGGAGGAGDAGYGGAEPAYGGAAPTYDSYSQPSYNSYQQPQPQYNNNYGSW; this is translated from the exons ATGGATGGACCGCCAAATCGTGGATTTCTTGGTGGTGGTCGTGGAGGTCCTCCAGGCCCGCATATGAGAAGAGGAAGAGGAGGATTTGACATGCGTGGACG CGGAGGACCAGGCATGAGAGGTAGGGGCGGCCCACCACGCGGTGGTATGCCTTATATGCGCGGTGGGCCTCGTGGATTTCGTGGCGTCCCTATGAGAGGTGGAGGCGGTGACAGGGGAGGACGCAGTTTTCCCCCTGGACCTCAGGGTCCTGGACCCCATCCAGTGCCCACAATAGAATCTCGTGGAGCACCACCTCAAC GTGGTGCATTCAACAATCGAGGTGGACCTGGTGCCATGAGGGGTCGGGGTGGCAGAGGAAGAGGAGACTTTGGTCAGCGTGGGGATAGAGGAGGCGGCCGCGGTGGCATGCCCATGAGAG GACGTGGCGGTCGCGGCGGCCATGGAATGCCCCCAAATGGTCCTCCCGGAGGTATGCACCCAGGTGCAGGCCCAACTGGAAACCGACCACCACCATCTCATGCTGCGTCATCTGCACCTCCTGTACAGACCCAATCTCAACCTTCATTCAAAAGAGGTGGTGGCCCACAACACAGCAATGCTGGAGGACCACCAAAGAGGCCAAG atttgATGGTCCTCGTGGTGGTGGTGGAAGGCTTCCTCCAACTGGTGGTTATCAACAAGCAGCCCCTCAACACAACACACCACAGCAAGCAAATGGCTATGGACCATC ACACACTGGATATCAACCTTATGAACCTCCTGCAGGAGATCCATATATCCAACCATCATACAACACACCCag CTCATATCAAGGCAATAGCTACTCAACTCCAGCTCCAGCCCAAACAAGCTCTGGTTACAATTCTGGCAACTATGGTGGCTCTGGATATGGTTATTCAACAGGTGGCCAAGGAGGTTACGAAAATGAAGGATACAG CGgtggcggcgctggcggcgctggcGACGCCGGCTATGGCGGCGCTGAGCCCGCTTACGGGGGAGCGGCGCCTACCTATGACTCGTACTCACAGCCGTCGTACAACTCATACCAGCAGCCACAGCCCCAGTATAACAATAACTATG GCAGTTGGTGA